A window of the Hordeum vulgare subsp. vulgare chromosome 5H, MorexV3_pseudomolecules_assembly, whole genome shotgun sequence genome harbors these coding sequences:
- the LOC123398856 gene encoding uncharacterized protein LOC123398856 — MVRRHLASPVLPFPEPAPPLENDDLLYEILLLLPPQPSSLIRASVVCKRWRRLVSDPGFLRRFRAHHRKPPLLGLLSSDGADIYPFIPRLNRPDRIPAARFSLPQRCRREILQLVECRHGLALFLNQRRPEAIVWNPISGHHRRVAFPPQFGDAAEKDILSVAVLCAAGDDDNGHVHGDCNLNSFRLALVPRCKHSCIPSLACLYESKSGEWGNVISTTPTNRTLVWRKPSVLVGNALCWFIRGKLEGGILGFDFEMQKLVVIDKPGDPRLAHCSSSCLQIIRTEEGNLGLLIYTGFGLRLWEHKVSYDDVATWVLQKTIDLLERLLPVQLQWSCILGYDEDHNVIYLWAPNADDSFTIQLDSIQFGDCFRTNFDATLSQKREIVYTTSVPYRSFYTADWAIGGRDDGPEISGSTWPDCPIR; from the exons ATGGTCCGCCGCCATCTCGCGTCCCCCGTCTTGCCGTTCCCGGAGCCCGCGCCGCCGCTGGAAAACGACGATCTCCTCTACGAGATCCTGCTCCTCCTGCCTCCGCAGCCGTCCTCCCTCATCCGCGCCTCCGTCGTCTGCAAGCGCTGGCGCCGCCTTGTCTCCGACCCCGGCTTCCTCCGCCGCTTCCGCGCGCACCACCGGAAGCCCCCGCTCCTTGGCTTATTGTCCTCCGATGGAGCTGACATTTATCCCTTCATCCCAAGGCTGAACCGGCCCGACCGCATCCCGGCCGCGCGGTTCTCCCTGCCGCAGCGCTGCCGCCGCGAGATCTTGCAACTCGTGGAATGCCGCCACGGCCTCGCCCTTTTCCTCAACCAGAGACGCCCCGAGGCCATCGTGTGGAACCCCATCTCTGGTCACCATCGCCGAGTAGCTTTTCCACCACAGTTTGGCGACGCTGCAGAGAAGGACATCCTTTCCGTGGCGGTGCTCTGCGCTGCCGGCGACGACGACAATGGCCATGTGCACGGTGACTGCAACCTCAACTCTTTTAGATTGGCCTTGGTGCCCCGTTGCAAACACAGCTGCATACCTTCACTCGCTTGCCTCTACGAGTCCAAGTCTGGCGAATGGGGAAATGTTATCTCAACAACGCCCACCAACAGGACTTTAGTTTGGAGAAAGCCGAGCGTCCTTGTCGGGAATGCGCTTTGCTGGTTCATCCGTGGAAAGCTTGAAGGTGGCATCCTTGGGTTTGATTTTGAAATGCAGAAGCTTGTTGTGATTGATAAGCCAGGAGACCCCCGGCTTGCCCATTGTTCCAGTTCCTGCCTCCAAATCATCCGGACAGAGGAAGGTAATCTGGGGCTCCTCATTTACACTGGATTCGGCCTGCGGTTATGGGAACATAAGGTCAGTTATGATGATGTTGCTACATGGGTCCTTCAGAAAACCATTGATCTGCTCGAGCGCCTTCTGCCCGttcaactccaatggagttgcatACTCGGGTACGATGAGGATCACAATGTGATATATCTGTGGGCACCTAATGCTGATGATTCTTTCACGATCCAACTCGACTCAATACAGTTCGGTGACTGTTTTCGAACCAATTTCGACGCCACTCTATCACAAAAAAGAGAAATTGTCTACACCACCTCTGTTCCATACAGAAGTTTTTATACTGCAG ACTGGGCAATTGGTGGCAGAGATGATGGACCTGAAAtttcaggcagtacatggccggaTTGTCCTATTAGATAA